AGCTTCGGCCGCGCCGGGTCGGACTGGGAGGCCTTTATTGCGTCTTTGTTGTGCCGGAGAGGAGGTAGCATCCTTCCTCAAACGCGCTCGGACAAAGGAGGGACCGGCCCGCGTGCTCTTCGCTGCTCATTGTTGCCTCCGCTTCTGTCCCACCGGCCGAACGGCAATTACTGCCCACTTCCTATCCAGCGCGGGGCCCGGGCCCGCTGAGGCCGCCCTGACCCTGCAGTATCCAGAGGGGGGAGAGACGGGAGCTGTCAAAACTCACACCTACCCCCCCCTCCCGTGGGGaccgctcctccagctgctgccccACGGGGCTTTGCTGCGCACTCCTGTTAATCAGCTCCATCTCATCTCTTGAAGGAACTGGCCTCAAGTGGATGTGGGCTCTTTTCTCACCTCTGCTACCTAGCGCACCTTTGAAGTCATGTGTAAGTGTTAGTTTATGGCTGGAGAGGCTATGGTGCGATAAGATCCCCAGGAAAGGTGATAAATTAGCTCCTCGTCCCACATTTAACAGGGAGGGGGGAAATAGCAGGCTGCTAAAATCCACAGGATCCGTTACAGGTCTAACACCTAACGGCTAACGCACTCAGAAAGCAAAAACATTGTAGTGTCAGATCTGTTAAGTACCTTCATTAAAGCAACTTGTTTGTAGGAGGACTTGGCCGGATTCCCACACTCAAACTCCAGCTTCTTTGAAGAAATAACAAATATAATTATCCGAAATGCTGCAAGTGCAACAGATGCACTAGGGGAGACAAGCTGGAACAGGGCGGCAGCTTGGAGTGGAGCTGGAACACACCCTGCACAGGCATGCAACACGGGGCAGAGCGCGACGAAGGCCCGACGTTCCCCGGGTTCCAGCAAAAATGTTCAAAATGGTGAGGCAGGTAAATGTGGAGAACATATAGATTCTATCAGGTGTCGGGCTTTGATGCCGAACCCGAGCAGCGCACGTGAGGTGTCAGATGTCATGTCTGGAGGTGCAGGATGACAGGGCTGGAGCCCGACCCGTGATGAACAGCGCTCTGCGTTCGGCGCCCTGTCTCAACACGACCGGCGCGGCTGAGGAGCCAATCAGACGGCACGGATGAACACCTGACCGTGACCCACCGCCACTAGGCTGGGACAGCGAGGCCCGTTGATACGGCAGGGATCCCAAAGTAGAGGGAATGGAAAAGGAAAGATGAATGAACGTCAAAAGCATGTCAATGTTtgaaaaatgatgttttacggGTTATTTTGTGTTCCTGAACGCAACATCtgtagaaaaacatgaaaaaaaacatgcaaactcatCCTCCCACTTATCAGCCCCACGTCCCACAGCCGTTAGATCTGCCTCCATTTAAAGCCCTAAAATGTCCCCGTGGCTTCACTCGACCCTTTAAACGTGTCACGTAGGCCCAGACAGCTTGGTCCCGGCTCATGAAACGGCACCCGCGTAACCGCTGTCTGCTGCCGCTCGGTGCAGCTCTGCCGCTGCCACCCGCTGACATAATTTGTTTCACAGTCGCCAcccagcagcatgaatcagaTGTTGACACTCTAATTTCATGCACACACGGGTGTTTGGCTGATCCAGCCCTGAATGCCCTGCCTCTCCCTGCAGCGGCCCACTATACCTGCCCTTTGGCCCCTCCACTCGGCCTTCAGCCCGGACGGCTGGTTATTTCGCAGTCCGGCGCCTGTGACGAGCGGCGACGTAGCACCGCTGCTCCACTTAGCACTGAAATAAATCTGTTTACCGTGGTCCGCGGCTCCGTctgaaaatatttgttttagctTGTTGTTTTTACGCCTTGCAACACCGCATGCACTCGCGGGGAAACCTAAAATATAGCCAATAGCCGTATTTTAAGGTGTCAAAGGCCTGTCAGGGATTGACACGTTTGCGGAGCATAATTAATGCAACTTTTGTCTATCCCTGATTATCTGGCTTCTCCTAAAAGTCAGCGCTGACAGCctgcggtggggggggggggggggcgctacCTCGCACGTCCTCATTCTGTCAGCTCACAGAGGCGGCGTAAACTTTATTTTCCCGCCAACTGACCAGCGAGCGGTTctataaatacatacacatcAGCAAAGAGGTGAGGGCGATAGCAAATGTGCTTCCCTCACCACCAGCGTGACAGCTTCCACTTATGAGTGAGCATAAATCCACAAGATAAATGCATAAACAAATAAGTTGTTTTATCCAGAGGAAGCCAGACACTGGCCAGGGTTTTATGAAACACTTGCTTCCTACTTGACAAACATccaaacaataaacacacagtaaataacacCCTGTCCGTATCAGTTCCCTACTTGAGGTTAAGTTGAGTTTATTGCGGAGGCCACTGCCTGCATGCATTAAGCAAATCATAAATTATACATGCTAATTACCTTGGGCCACCACtttaatgaattattttaattaaactacAACATTGGGGTTTTGCATGTGGTCTATATTTCATCCCCTGCCTCCTACGACCTTCTTCTTTGTGTAATGTAGTGGAGGGAACAAGGACGATGCAGACTCACATTACGCTGATGCTGTGTGGTCTGCACTGCACAAACACTCACAACAGGTTTTAAGTGAATTATGTCGGGAAAAAACGCAACTTCATTTGCcagactttttattttgttttaatgagcGTTGTTTCATATAcaacagctggaacagcagcCTCATGTATTTGCCTAGACTGAGTTCCTGCCACTGATGTGTAACATTTATGTGGTCCAACAGTACTTATGAAAAGGGATGTTGCATTTTAAATGATAACATTTGttatattgcatttatttaACACATGATGCATCAAATGGAACCTTTTAgttgtttttacacattttgaGATGAATTTACAATGAAAGACGTTAATTAACATATTAATCATAAAAGTGCAATACACAGGCTACCAATAAGACAAAGTTAAATACAGAGGGATcagaataaatataaaaatgtatggGAAATTTCAATTTGGACGTTGTTACAGCTTTTACCTGTGTGAAACAGGTGGTAAAAGAGTGAACTGTTTTTAAACCCTAACGAAAATGTTCCAGGTTTTTCTAATGTGGTTTTCACGTcaagaaaaaacaataaagcttGTAATGTGTTGTTGCAATTTTAAGTCATGTAAACATCCAAAGTCACAATtaatgctacacacacacacacaaacacactcaccaaatggggagaaaaaaaactaacactGTTGTACAAACAGTCCGTGGGGGAGGGGTGGATTTAAATTCCAAAAGGGTCTCGCAGCTCGTTTCCTAGTTCCCCAGTCAGCAATGTGTTTGTGAAAAATCAGTCTTTTTGTCTTGCTGGAAAAAAGGCTAAATCTACATTGGTGGCCCAGTCTAAGTTTGCTATTCTTTGCACTTTCAATTGAAGTGAATGAGGGAGAATGAAGTGGCCCGAGACCCTTTATTTGATCTACTCGATTGCATAAAGTGACGGAATTctaatgtatttgtttaataCCCCGGAATAGGCTGTTGCTTTCTATAGAGGAGGCAGATTTGTATTCACGCCTCTaaaaacaaataagaaaatgtaaaaaaaaatctattttgcgctctgaaaaaaaaaacctcggTTTATAAACCTGTTGAATTTAGTTCAGGAAAACCTCTTGttgaaacaaaaaaattaaatgaccTATATATTCTTATCGTCTGTGccatttaaacttcaaaaatctaaacattttcaaaatgtttttcgtTGACTTTAATTGTGTTTAGCCTGCAGCTTGATGAATGAGCCCAGTTGTCTGCACTGTGACCATGGCATCGCAACTCCATGCATCCTAATCGACTGCACGATTCGTTTCTCACTCACTGATTCACTGTGACTCTCACACTCCGAAATCCCACAGGTCcggatattattattattattattattaaaatattataaattaggtttttaagaagtaaataaaaaatgtaccTTTTCTTGTTTGATAATTGTATTTaggatgatgataataataataacaacaataacaataatgtaTCTCGATGAAACCTTCACAAGCATTGTTGATTGTTTACTTCACTTTTAATGAGAAAATATTTCGATGACCATTTTTCCAATTCATTGCAGACTGTTTGCACACTTTTCGAAAGCACGCATGcttgcaaaaaataaaacaaacaaaacaaaaacaacaacaataccaGCAACAGTAACAACACAATTTTTTTTAGAATGCATGCTTTACCTAAAAAAGTACAAATTTACAGCATCTGATACACATGGTCACCACAGCCTTTTAAATTAAATGCTTCACAGAACATTTTCTGGAAAATAGATATCTAAAACATAAAACTAAAAAGTGCATTTTACAACATTTCAATATCAGTTATTTGCAGTATTCACATCTTGCATTTCGAGGACGCCTCACAACACTACTTTTCAATTTAGAAAAGATTTCATAACTcagtttgctttatttttttacatggATGGCAAGAAGACATCTAAACCCTAGTCCTATTTGGTATATACCCTTATCCATCATTCCAACATTAAAAGCAAACATCAACACGGAGACATGTGGTCTCGCACTTTCATTGACATTACAGTGGTCACACAGAAACGGTGCAAAAGTTTTGCTATTTGATAAAACCCCAGATCAGCCACGGGAACCGCGGACCCTCAACCCAGATGGAATCCTCCTCGGTGGCTCACTTCCAACACTCACATGtcacaacaaaatgaaaaatagaaCTATcaaataatttatatttttcaaGAGCAATACTTCGCTGTGCGACTCTGTGCTGGACTTTTATGACACACATTTTAAAGCGACACATtcaacacagaaacacgcaaATAAATCGATATGCCACTGCAACTCGCCTTGATAGCTTTCCGACGACAGAAAATAGAAACTTTGGGTTTTGGTAAAGGGGCCCGTGAGCCTGCCAGCAGCCCGTGCACCGGGGAGTTCCGCCGGTCAGTGCACGGCCACGGACTGCAGCGTGGAGGGGCTCGTCAGAGTCTCGCTGGGGGTTGCGGGGCTGCTTTGGCTCGTCGCTGTCTGTGGGGACGTCGGGCTCAGAGACTGCGGAGAGTTTGATAGGAACGCGGGGATGTGGGGGGGCAGCGCCGAGAAACCGGCCATGGAGGTCGGCGTGGGCTTGATCGGCACGGGGATCGCCGGTAACGACTGCCCCCcgtgacacaaggacttgatgGGCACGCCGTAGGCACTGTAGTCGCTGCTGGCCATGGAGATCGGGGCCGCCGTGTCAATCACGCcggtgttgtacatgtggggcCAGGCTGTCGTCAGCTGGTTGTGGAGCGGGTACCCGGCGGACATGGACTGCATGGTGGAGAACGCCAGGCTCCCCGGGACCTTGTACTCTCTGGCGATGATGTTCTCGATGGCGAACGGGTGTTTAAAGGTGGACGTCTGGGACACGCCGAGGTTGTAGGTTGACATTTGGGGAAGGTGCGTGCCAGTAGCTGCCAGGGCGCTTAGTCTCAGTTTGGCTTGCTGCTGGAGGTAATGGGCAGCGTCCGACTGCTTACTGGGAGCCAAGTGGTCGGACGCCTGCAGCACTTTGAAGCGCTTGCGGCGTCGCAGGAAACTTCCGTTCTCGAACATGTCCCCGCAGTTCGGGTGCAGAGCCCAGAAACTGCCCTTACCTGGTTGGTCCGGGCGCCGGGGGATTTTGATGAAGCAGTCGTTGAACGACAGGTTGTGCCGCAGCGAGTTCTGCCACCGCTGCGTGTTTTCCCTGTAATACGGGAATCTATCCATGATGAACTTGTAGATTTCGCTGAGCGGCAGCATCTTCTCCGGGCAGCTCTGGATCGCCATGGCGGTGAGGGAGATGTAGGAGTAAGGTGGCTTCTGGTCGCTGTACGTGTTTCTCCCCGGACGAGGCATCCTTGATATTTTCGGGGGATACGAAAAGAAAAACCAAGCAATAAAAAGTAGCTTCCCTTAAATCCTCGGCGAGAGTCGGCCGCTCTTCATGAAAACAACCGAGGCGAAAGTTTCGTCGCGGGCGAAGCTGGAAGTTGCGCTGTGCGTAACGCAGGCGGGTCGGGCGCCTCTGCGGTGAGCAGGCGGGCGGACGGTGCACATTTATGGAGTGGCGGCTGCCGTGAGTCTTTCCCTGTAAAGTAAGTCAGCTTGTCCCGCTAGCAAAGCTGAATGGACTTCATTTGGCGTCCTTGATCAGACGAGCTAAGTGGATGCCTCCATGGCCTTCCTCTAAGCATCTGATAGTTTTATGTAGTGACATGAGCAGAAAAGACCCCTGTAGAGGCGCTCCATTAATGTGCCACCTCTTTGCTATCACATGACAATTGCCatgggaggagggggctggGAGGAAGGCATAATCTGGTTTCATTTACACCTATTTACATGGACACCTTGGGCCAATGGAAATCATTTCCATTTGAAGACAGAAAATGGGGTGAAAAGGCTCGGCAACCGGAATTGAACTGCGATGGCACTCAGTGTGTGAAGGTATGCGCTAACGCTTCTACAGCGGACTTTACGCTTGCACAGCACAGCTGCGTATGGATTTGGAGTTGGCTTGGAAATATTTCGGCGCATATGTGTTCGTTCAAAGGATATTCCGTCAGTTTAAAAGCTATTTTTAAAAACCCGTGTCGTTGTTAGGTCCGATGTgtattgtatttacatttatttcctaaaatatttacatgtgtAGTGGCGTGTttataaaaatgattttttccacaattgtattattttttacatttgtttcatGTGGATTTGAATGTCAATGTCAAACCAGCATGTAGATAAAACGCTGAGAAGTGCTACTCTGTCATTTAGTGTTTCTATTTGTCCTGTTCCAAACCAAATAATTTTCCACGATTAAGTCCGTTGATAAACCGACTattaggttgtttttttttgctcagcTTATTTCGCCCAGAGCTGCGCGCAGGAAGTAGACGATATGAAAACATCAACTCAATGCAAACAATACTGTTCAAACTGAAACTTCATGAGGCAATCAGGTTTATTGTGTTTATGCAAAGCAGCTTCAAAAGTACTTCAGAAATGCAAATAAACCATTGAGGATTGTGTGGTGAAAACTGTATAAAATATCCATAAGTCAATTATATGAATGTGAAAACCAAATGGGAAGCCTATTTTGAGCTATTGCTATTCAAGCTTTTGGCCAGGGCCACCTTTCCGCTTGGAGGGTTCGCAATGCCCgggaccacacacactcacacacagatttgCTCATAATTTATGCTAATTTCCCCCCATAAATCCACAATGCACCCCATCACCAGTCTGACGGATTACGAAAAGAATCGCATTGCGGGGGACACCGAGCTGTTCTCACCCAGAAACCAAGAGCAGGCTGAGGAAGAGCGTCGTCTCTTCGCTGCTTTTGCACAACtgttcaacaaaataaaaccaaggcCCGTTTTTAAAATAGAATAAGCCGGTGGAACGCGTGCGTAAAGGTGTGCGTTACGTTatcatgaatatttcatttttacagaAAAAGTATAATTAAGAAAAAGACTTCTCAAAATGTCAAGTGTCTGGTCCGAAGCTTCCAGCTTGCACCGTCGTTATTTCTTCATGCAGAGTGGCTTTTAACACCTGCCATTTCCTATTAATGTTCCGCTGAAAAGGTTTTGTGCAAAAGGAAGTGGCCCAGTCGACCCATCTCAAGCACCGCGGATAATGACCCGCTGCCAAACATCTCCTGACATCCAGcctattcattcattcagtcattagAAAAACGTATTAGGGCCCATATTATTTCACTAAGATTAATATGTCCGCGCACAAAGCGGCCGGAAAGCTCTGCCACCGACACAATTTGTTGCAGGCGAACGGGGGCGATCATTGTATGTGACTGAGACGAACTGTAAACACGGAGGCGTGCACCAAATCATCTGAACGCCACACAGACTTCAGGCTTTTTATGCATAATTCTCATTTCCACAACTCCCCATTGAAATCGCCTTTGTTCGCTCGCCGGTTGTGTTTGCTCTGCCGGTGTGCGCTTTGCAAAGTTAACCTGCAACCATTAACCAGTCGCGCCACAGAGGAGCGCAGAGACGCGCTTTCTTCCGCTCCCCTCGCGCACACGGGCGGTGTGGCTTTTTGAGCTCCAGGGTTATGGGATATTGGTAGGCCTTTGTGTCTGTCGAATGCACACACCGAAAAATACCACCATGACTCTGAATCTGAATGGGGTTTTTAGCTGCTCCCAAACTGTGGAGTTCAAGCAGCAGTAGATCAAGTCTGCACTATGTTTGGTCATTTGCAGAAACCCGAACAAAGGTTGGGATAAGCCAAATTGCATTGCACTTGTGAACCGTGCCTCGGTCTGAAGTATCCTTTATAGCAGGAGGGGACCAAGAACAATTTTGTGtgagctttaaaaaaaagaggagcgAAAACAAAGGGCACTTTCTGAAACATCTTAAAGTAGAGTAGTGAGGCGTGACATTCCCAGGGTGACGAGACACAAAGGCTGAGGTCATGGGGATGAAAAAGAGAATCAAACAGCCACTTTCACACGTCTGCCCTCCTCTGCTGCGCCCCCCGAACACAATAGGAAACAAATGTTGTTAAAAGAGGATCGATGCCATTCATCCTAAAGCAGCGAATGATAGCCAAACAATATTGTCACACTGAATCGAGTTGAGATATGCTGCCACCCAGACCTGCGGAAACGCAGAAGAAACGCCTTTCAGGGAACGATTAAGAGAAACCTAAAGCTGAAGGTGATGCTCATTGCGCACCAAAACATTTATTCAGCGAAGGAGAATAAATGGggaaactgaaactgaaccCTATTTAATAAGGAAAATTTGTATTTGATTTGATATTCTCAGTCAAATATTTTAGTTAAGCcccattattttgttattttttaaggtttgcatgtctgtgtttttcgTTTTAATTGTATCCTTGTCACTGTTAGAACAACATGACTTTCAAATGTCATAGACACAGAGATCGTATATTTATATCGACTAACCCgtaaaatcaatcaataaattaTGAAATCGTTGCCAGATATGTACCATTAGGTTTCTATTTTTAAGACAAATGTTCATAATCCGGCACATTATGTTGCCAGTTTTCACTTTGACTTGTTTCTAATTTTCGTCACGCAGATTATCGTTCGCGGGCCTGTGGGTTTAAAGGGATTTGCTGTGCGCCTGGCCTCGGTGTTAAACACACGCTCAGTGTGAGAGAAGGCAGGTACAGTTCGCTGTCTGCAGAAAAGTGTGACTCTCCAGCCCAACCAATGGGCCCGCGCCTCTAATTAAGTCCGTGGTGATTTCAGCCCCCAGAGATGTTTTACGGTGCAATTAAGGACGCGCTGATGATAAGGTATGAATATTCAGCAGAATGACAATTAATTAGCAGACAGAGGGCTCACTCAAGAACGCCCTCAATGGCAAATCTAGCCTATATGCAGGCATATTCATAATAACCGAAAAGCCATGAAAGGAAACTGCAAAAACCAAGAAAACAGGATTTCTGGCGTTGATCATATTTATTGGTCATATAGAATAATTTCGAATGCGTTGGTTGTTTATTTTGTCAAACAGAGTGATTACAGGCCTTCCTGGCAGCCGCCCCATTAGTCGCTTTACGGAGGGGGGCATCAGAGGGAGTACCTGAAAAAAAGACCTCGGGGCATTGACAACATATGCTCGGATTATGCTTAATGGTCTAATTACATAAATTAGGCATTCATATTCATTATACAGCACATCATCTGTAACAGATATCTCAATTGACCAGAGGTGGGGACATCTAATTCAATTTGTCTGTGATGTACTTTTATCCAATTAAACGATGGAAAGGTAGGAAGCATTATggacttaataataataataataataataataataataataataataataataataataataataatatacactGTTTTCCAATATGAGCAGAGTTTACATTAAGAGGCAGCAGTTTCACTCTGTGACCATGAGATGGTGACAGTCTCTGAACCATAAACTGGATGCACAATCCTATCcaggtgtctgtctgtctgtctgtctgtctgtcaaatTATTTTGAGGTGATTCGAAAAGAACACCTCGGACAGCAGAAAAATGTGTCTGTCGTATTCGTATGTTCCTGTGTCTGCAGGCATGAGTGCgtacaaagtgtgtgtgtgtgtgtgtgtgtgtgtgtgtgtgtgtgtgtgtgtgtgtgtgtgtgtgtgtgtgtgtgtgtgtgtgtgtgtgtgtgtgtgcttcccaCTTCATTGGCTCCATATGGTGAGAAACAGCAGGACTGATGAGTGTACTACCtgaggtctgtgtttgtgctgtcggCTGTAACCAAAACAGAGGCCCCTGACCCTCTGCATAATTCATTACAGACAAGACAGTGCCACTCACGCTCTCATTTCAtcatttagctttggtgacAGACAACTCTGTAACAACAAATCAACCTATTAGGCCACATGCGATACTAAGGCAGCTGACAAAtatgaaagagaaggagcagagtgCAAAAGGAAAAGTCAGTGCGAAAAGGGCAAGAcggaaaaaaatggaaatgtgacaaagatgaaaagaggaaacagaaTAACAATAAGAGTCCATTTCAATGCTGAGAAGAAAATGCGGAGGCTCCAGCTACTACACTATGTATAACAGTATAATGAACTAGTTTCCTATGAACAATAATCATGGAAATTCtcagttactgtacatattgTTGCAAATGAGCGAGTAATGCAATATTAAGTGATGTGAGATCATAATATATTAACAACAAGCTCAACAGAAGAGTGAACTTTCACCATCAAGAAGGAAGATAAAGGGGCTATTATGCTAAAGAAAAAGTAGGAATTAACATAGTTCAatcacattttatattttacagcgGACGAAATGAGGCGGAAGCCTTTGAGAAGGATGAGCATGAGACTGTGCAGCTTCACAATGAGGGAGGAAGATCACAGGAAGAAGTTGTATTAATGCAAGTGCACCAGGTTTAAAAGTGCGTGTCCGTGCTCTGTTATTCATCAGGCCACATTCTGACTGAACTACATGGATCAATAACGTATATTGATAATACATTTAAGAGAAATGACGACCTCTTGAGTTAAACTAGTAGCTCTGACcccgtgacctttaacctttctGCTCGCTTTGCTTTTATATTGCGCTTTCATTTCAGGCGAAGCTTAGAAAACAGCTCCAATCCTTTAAGCGTTGCCTGTTTGCCGCAAATTAATTACACAACGCGTTCGTGCGACACGAAATAATGAAGGATGAAAAAGCTTTGAACTCTGGGATCAATTCTAAGAAAGTTGACATGTCCTCGGCTGCACGTCGCTCCTTTGGGGGTTGACACACAAGACGTGTAACTGCAGCCAATCCCTTTTTATTGTGAGCGCGTGTTGGTTGGAAGGCACGGTCCTTTGTGTGACTCGTGTTCATCCAGACCTTGGCAGTGATCAGAACACACTTAACCAACTGGGACCGCGCGAGGGGCATTCCGTTCCGTCTTTCATCTTATACATGGGGGAAATGCCTGGTCTCCAAGGATGGCTAGCAGAGCCCACGACCAGAGCGGCACAATACACAATAACAATACAGGAGTGTTTACGACGCAcgtaaacaaaaacagcaggctGATGCCGGGGACACCCACAGGGAAGGTAACGCGACGAAAGCATAACCCCGAAACTCACGCGGAAAAGTTTGCAAAGATAAAGTGTGGACAGATGATCAAAGCGGAGGCGGATTAAATCTGACCTACATCTCCACTGTGGTTTCGAGAGCAGGACCCTCCCTGCAGTCACTAGGACCCAATAGGGGAATGACCAATCATCAAGCGCCACTAGTGTTGATATATATTAATTAGTGTGTGACAATTGTTGGCGTTAAGCGTTTGTCGAGCCCCAGTAAATCACACAGAGCCCTGAAAGGAAACGCAAACAATGTTTGCATGGAGCGCCTCGCACCGCTCCTTTATGGCTGACCAGCTCAATGTGCCTCCTGCTGAAAGGTAATACGCATGACACATTTCCAGGCACTAATTCATTTGTTTAGTAATAGGGGAGCTAACCTGTGCCGAAAAACACCGGCGCAGTGGGGAAAACATAAAGGTCT
The genomic region above belongs to Betta splendens chromosome 6, fBetSpl5.4, whole genome shotgun sequence and contains:
- the foxb1a gene encoding forkhead box protein B1a, coding for MPRPGRNTYSDQKPPYSYISLTAMAIQSCPEKMLPLSEIYKFIMDRFPYYRENTQRWQNSLRHNLSFNDCFIKIPRRPDQPGKGSFWALHPNCGDMFENGSFLRRRKRFKVLQASDHLAPSKQSDAAHYLQQQAKLRLSALAATGTHLPQMSTYNLGVSQTSTFKHPFAIENIIAREYKVPGSLAFSTMQSMSAGYPLHNQLTTAWPHMYNTGVIDTAAPISMASSDYSAYGVPIKSLCHGGQSLPAIPVPIKPTPTSMAGFSALPPHIPAFLSNSPQSLSPTSPQTATSQSSPATPSETLTSPSTLQSVAVH